The following proteins are encoded in a genomic region of Mycobacterium kiyosense:
- the eccD4 gene encoding ESX-4 secretion system protein eccD4 yields the protein MPVAELIPSILDVLGGPTLGRHRLSRVGCAPLPGSTTLAQNDIRDGAVLVLAEQSTPPPAPRHDDDAEAVAAGLKTTTGLPVNRVGGALTAVAFTVTGALVMVRNAFTVATESNGTVLAAATAALAALFAIALFRNVFHDPIAELTLAILATTFAAVAGLLAVPGVPGAPAVLLAAMATAVTAVLALRLARCGVVTLTALAGAAIVVALAALAAVLTGTRLDVTASVTAVACLGLIEMAPRMSMMLAGLSPGPARSAAELADRTRRAENWLTSLRAGFAAVAALGATTAACTAHRAIPLAALTGAALLLHARTDRRRSLVFLVAAIATSTTTLALAVAGAPRCGPWLVALTVTLTAAALYVGFLAPTFAPSPITRRGVDVLGCIALAAAVPLACWTCGAFSAVRALSLQP from the coding sequence ATGCCCGTCGCCGAGCTCATTCCGTCGATCCTCGACGTCCTGGGCGGCCCCACCCTGGGCCGCCACCGGCTCTCCCGCGTCGGCTGCGCTCCGTTACCGGGTTCGACGACGCTGGCGCAGAACGATATCCGCGACGGCGCTGTCCTGGTCCTCGCCGAACAGAGCACTCCGCCGCCGGCACCTCGTCACGACGACGACGCCGAGGCGGTGGCAGCCGGCCTCAAGACCACAACTGGCCTGCCGGTGAACCGGGTCGGTGGCGCCCTAACCGCCGTCGCATTCACCGTTACCGGCGCGCTGGTCATGGTCCGCAATGCGTTCACCGTCGCGACGGAGTCCAACGGCACCGTACTTGCCGCAGCCACCGCCGCTCTGGCCGCCCTGTTCGCTATTGCTCTGTTTCGCAATGTGTTTCATGATCCGATCGCAGAACTGACATTGGCGATTCTCGCCACGACGTTCGCCGCCGTAGCCGGTCTGCTGGCGGTGCCCGGCGTCCCGGGTGCTCCCGCCGTGTTGCTGGCGGCGATGGCCACGGCAGTCACCGCTGTGCTGGCGCTGCGCCTAGCGCGCTGCGGTGTAGTCACTTTGACCGCCCTGGCGGGTGCGGCCATCGTCGTGGCGCTGGCCGCACTGGCGGCGGTTCTCACCGGGACTCGGCTTGACGTGACCGCGTCGGTGACCGCCGTCGCCTGCCTGGGACTGATCGAGATGGCGCCGCGGATGTCCATGATGTTGGCCGGCCTGTCGCCCGGCCCGGCCCGCAGCGCAGCAGAGCTGGCCGACCGAACGCGACGGGCCGAGAATTGGTTGACCAGCCTGCGCGCCGGCTTCGCAGCGGTCGCGGCGCTGGGCGCCACGACGGCCGCATGCACCGCTCATCGCGCCATCCCGCTGGCCGCACTCACCGGCGCTGCGCTGCTGCTGCATGCGCGAACCGACCGGCGCAGATCGCTCGTCTTCCTGGTGGCCGCAATTGCCACCAGCACAACAACATTGGCCCTCGCCGTGGCCGGTGCGCCCCGGTGCGGCCCATGGCTGGTGGCACTGACGGTGACCCTGACCGCGGCCGCACTGTATGTGGGCTTCCTCGCTCCCACATTCGCACCCTCACCCATCACGCGTCGTGGCGTCGACGTGTTGGGCTGTATCGCACTGGCCGCCGCGGTACCGCTGGCGTGCTGGACGTGTGGTGCGTTCAGCGCGGTCCGCGCCCTGAGCCTGCAGCCGTGA
- the eccC4 gene encoding ESX-4 secretion system protein EccC4 (frameshifted, insertion at around 1125755, deletion at around 1126077): MRAVVEIAPPPELPRSEPAGLLALLLPMVMSATMLGVTAAAFWSGAPVARNPTFLAFPTMMSVSMVVTALTGRGRRRGTAVNADRRRYFDYLSAVRREVTEIASAQYDSVIRSHPDPDELWTLAGGGRMWERRPDDPLFCVVRIGVGTVPLATPVVAAQGPAEQRCDPVSVEALRRFLDVHSSLEAPVVIRLDATVTIDGAAPRVRGLLRAIVCELAVLHSPDHLAIGSVVSESRAHHWQWLKWLPHRQHPNAGTAAPRRTVLIVDTPEPDVPVPDGGTVLRVGADGPVLRVHHPGGVDVLTAPDRLDEAEAVACARRLAAHSGTSIQPGDTAWVSLVGIDDIGGFNPNSLWHNGISPLRVPIGSTVDGRPVTLDIREAAEQGMGPHGLCVGATGSGKSELLRTIALGMMARNSPEVLNLLLIDFKGGATFLDFADSAHVAAVVTNLADEAPLVARMRDALAGEMNRRQQLLRKSGSASVAAHTKSPAAKPLPALFVIVDEFSELLSQHPDFADTFVALGRLGRSLGIHLLLASQRLDEGRLRGLESHLSYRICLKTLSASESRTVLGTLDAYELPAAPGAGYLRVANGEPIRFQAACVSGPPPPERPGVAQPIEVRRFTAASDEAVTCERPSTSVLGMMLSRLSGHGPPAHPVWLPPLHAAPSLGSLLRGCTSNRLAVPIGLVDLPYDQSRVPLMVELSGAAGNVAVVGAPQSGKSTALCTLVTALAATRDAGQAQFYCLDFGGGMLSSLLDLPHVGAVADRGHPELVWRMIAELESQLHARAATFRDHPTARQSVADVFLVVDGWAALRQEFEEIEETVTAIAGQGLSYGVHVVLTASRWAELRPALKDQLGTRIELRLGDPADSEFDRSQARNVPAHRPGRGLTHDGAHVIVALPGLDGFELRRGTTVAPPIPLLPNIFGYDAMAAGDTRGDPARARRAFITTSRGRFRAKPAPADPGRQRLRKDLRAADSVPGNTAYQHRSAGAAVLGGLPAYVARGGGHRTPR, encoded by the coding sequence GTGCGTGCGGTCGTCGAAATCGCCCCGCCACCGGAGCTTCCGCGTTCGGAGCCCGCGGGCCTGTTGGCGTTGTTGTTGCCGATGGTCATGTCGGCCACCATGCTGGGCGTCACCGCCGCGGCGTTCTGGAGCGGTGCGCCGGTGGCGCGCAACCCTACCTTTCTCGCGTTTCCGACGATGATGTCGGTGTCGATGGTGGTGACGGCGCTGACCGGCCGCGGCCGTCGGCGGGGTACGGCGGTCAACGCCGACCGGCGACGATACTTCGATTACCTCAGCGCAGTGCGTCGTGAGGTCACTGAAATCGCTTCGGCGCAATATGATTCGGTGATTCGTTCGCACCCCGATCCCGACGAGTTGTGGACCCTGGCCGGCGGCGGTCGCATGTGGGAGCGGCGACCGGACGACCCGCTCTTCTGCGTGGTGCGTATCGGTGTCGGAACCGTTCCACTCGCCACCCCCGTGGTGGCTGCCCAGGGTCCGGCCGAGCAGCGGTGCGACCCGGTCAGCGTCGAGGCACTGCGCCGGTTTCTCGATGTCCATTCCTCGCTAGAAGCTCCCGTCGTGATCCGGTTGGATGCCACGGTGACGATCGACGGCGCGGCGCCGCGAGTGCGCGGGCTGCTGCGGGCGATCGTGTGCGAGCTGGCGGTGCTGCATTCGCCGGATCATCTGGCGATCGGCAGCGTGGTCAGCGAGTCGCGCGCACACCATTGGCAATGGCTGAAATGGCTGCCACACCGCCAGCATCCGAACGCAGGCACGGCCGCACCGCGCCGCACGGTGCTGATCGTCGACACCCCCGAGCCCGACGTGCCCGTGCCGGACGGCGGCACGGTGCTGCGGGTCGGCGCAGACGGCCCCGTGCTGCGCGTGCACCATCCCGGCGGGGTCGATGTGTTGACTGCCCCGGATCGGCTGGACGAGGCCGAGGCGGTGGCCTGCGCACGCCGGCTGGCGGCCCACTCCGGAACGTCGATACAGCCGGGTGACACTGCGTGGGTGAGCCTGGTCGGCATCGACGATATCGGCGGGTTCAACCCGAACTCGCTGTGGCACAACGGGATATCGCCGCTACGCGTCCCGATCGGCAGCACCGTCGACGGTCGGCCGGTGACACTCGACATCCGAGAGGCCGCCGAGCAGGGGATGGGACCGCACGGACTGTGTGTCGGCGCCACCGGCTCGGGCAAGTCGGAGCTGTTGCGCACCATCGCCCTGGGCATGATGGCGCGCAATTCGCCCGAAGTCCTCAACCTGCTACTGATCGACTTCAAAGGCGGCGCAACGTTCCTCGACTTCGCCGACTCGGCGCACGTGGCCGCCGTGGTCACCAACCTGGCCGACGAAGCGCCACTGGTCGCCCGGATGCGTGATGCCCTGGCCGGTGAGATGAACCGGCGGCAGCAACTACTGCGTAAGTCGGGTAGTGCCAGTGTTGCGGCCCACACCAAATCGCCTGCCGCCAAACCTCTTCCCGCCCTGTTCGTAATCGTCGACGAGTTCTCCGAGCTGCTCAGCCAGCATCCGGACTTCGCCGACACCTTCGTCGCGCTGGGACGACTGGGCCGCTCGCTGGGGATACACCTGCTGCTGGCCAGTCAGCGGCTCGACGAAGGCCGGCTGCGGGGACTCGAGTCACACCTGTCCTACCGAATCTGTCTGAAAACGCTGTCGGCCAGCGAATCGCGAACCGTTCTGGGTACTCTCGACGCCTACGAGCTGCCGGCGGCGCCGGGCGCGGGCTATCTGCGGGTCGCCAACGGCGAGCCGATCCGCTTTCAGGCCGCATGCGTTTCGGGCCCACCACCACCTGAGCGGCCCGGCGTTGCCCAGCCGATCGAGGTACGGCGATTCACCGCGGCGTCCGACGAGGCGGTGACATGCGAGCGCCCGAGTACGTCCGTGTTGGGAATGATGTTGAGTCGGCTGTCGGGTCACGGGCCGCCGGCGCACCCGGTGTGGTTACCGCCGCTGCACGCGGCACCCTCCCTTGGTTCGCTGTTGAGGGGTTGCACGTCAAACCGATTGGCGGTTCCGATCGGTCTCGTCGACCTGCCATACGACCAGTCGCGGGTCCCGCTGATGGTCGAATTGTCCGGTGCCGCAGGCAACGTCGCCGTAGTCGGCGCACCGCAGTCGGGCAAGTCGACCGCACTGTGCACTCTCGTCACCGCCTTGGCAGCCACGCGGGACGCCGGACAGGCGCAGTTCTATTGCCTGGACTTCGGTGGCGGGATGCTTTCGTCGCTGCTCGACCTGCCGCACGTGGGTGCGGTCGCCGACCGCGGCCACCCAGAACTGGTCTGGCGGATGATCGCCGAACTGGAGTCGCAGCTGCACGCCCGCGCGGCCACCTTCCGGGATCACCCGACGGCGCGGCAATCCGTCGCCGATGTGTTCCTGGTCGTGGACGGTTGGGCGGCCCTGCGGCAGGAATTCGAGGAGATTGAGGAAACCGTCACGGCGATTGCGGGTCAAGGTCTTTCGTACGGTGTGCACGTAGTGCTGACGGCTTCGCGCTGGGCCGAACTGCGGCCCGCGTTGAAGGATCAGCTCGGCACCCGGATCGAGCTGCGACTGGGCGATCCGGCCGATTCCGAGTTCGACCGCAGCCAGGCCCGAAATGTGCCCGCCCACCGGCCGGGACGTGGACTGACCCACGACGGTGCGCACGTGATCGTCGCGCTGCCCGGGCTGGACGGGTTCGAGTTGCGCCGGGGTACCACGGTAGCGCCCCCGATACCGCTGCTGCCCAACATATTCGGCTACGACGCGATGGCTGCCGGGGATACGCGGGGGGATCCTGCTCGGGCTCGAAGAGCGTTCATTACAACCTCTCGCGGTCGATTTCGAGCGAAACCGGCACCTGCTGATCCTGGGCGACAACGGCTGCGGAAAGACCTCCGCGCTGCGGACTCTGTGCCGGGAAATACTGCGTACCAACACCGCAGCGCAGGCGCAGCTGTTCTTGGTGGACTTCCGGCGTACGTTGCTCGGGGTGGTGGACACCGAACACCTCGGTAG
- a CDS encoding hypothetical protein (frameshifted, deletion at around 1126077), producing MVDDYDLAAGAASGNQLSELLEYLPYATDLGLHVIAARRSGGAARALFEPLLATLRDLGCMTLMMSGRPDDGPLLGPKPPVPLPPGRGILTTRPGVAQRVQVAWSPPG from the coding sequence GTGGTCGACGACTACGACCTGGCGGCCGGTGCCGCGTCGGGAAACCAGTTGAGCGAGCTACTCGAATACCTGCCGTATGCAACCGATCTCGGCCTGCATGTGATCGCCGCACGGCGCAGCGGCGGCGCGGCACGCGCCTTGTTCGAACCGCTGCTCGCGACGCTGCGCGACCTGGGCTGCATGACGCTGATGATGAGCGGTCGCCCCGATGACGGGCCGCTGCTCGGGCCGAAACCGCCGGTGCCGCTGCCGCCGGGCCGCGGCATCCTGACCACCCGTCCCGGCGTAGCGCAGCGGGTGCAGGTGGCCTGGAGCCCGCCCGGATGA
- a CDS encoding hypothetical protein (frameshifted, deletion at around 1127035) codes for MTAHRAVIAAGPAAVHRLCCDADEISAVAVAALQAIDDPVGLLDEVPVAVDALWSAALRSLAEGHLDEVVVVYPSWWSASRIGVIDTAAGTLGGVVSIRPRSWLFATATRGETEPMVTVEIAERLVAVTGSEVVAVPRADDRVVEQVAAAVATESGRVLIDAPRLVAGAAQLATSIAAAIGPGTVVHLDDVRLARLVATAAHRRRPPRWAPDGGAAPGPG; via the coding sequence ATGACCGCTCACCGTGCCGTCATCGCCGCCGGCCCTGCGGCGGTCCACCGATTATGTTGCGACGCAGACGAAATCAGCGCGGTCGCGGTGGCGGCGCTGCAGGCGATCGACGACCCGGTCGGGCTGCTGGACGAAGTGCCGGTGGCCGTCGACGCGCTGTGGTCGGCGGCGTTACGCTCCTTGGCCGAGGGGCACCTCGACGAGGTGGTCGTCGTGTATCCGTCGTGGTGGTCGGCGTCGCGAATCGGTGTGATCGACACGGCTGCAGGCACTTTGGGCGGCGTTGTATCGATTCGTCCCCGATCGTGGTTGTTCGCGACGGCGACGCGGGGCGAGACCGAACCCATGGTGACGGTGGAGATCGCCGAACGGCTGGTGGCGGTCACCGGCTCTGAAGTCGTCGCGGTGCCGCGCGCAGACGACCGGGTGGTCGAACAGGTGGCGGCCGCCGTCGCCACCGAGTCGGGACGGGTGCTGATCGATGCGCCAAGGCTGGTCGCCGGGGCGGCGCAGCTGGCAACCTCGATCGCAGCAGCGATCGGCCCCGGGACGGTCGTCCACCTCGACGACGTGCGGCTGGCCCGGCTGGTCGCGACAGCCGCCCACCGTCGTCGCCCGCCCCGGTGGGCTCCGGACGGCGGCGCCGCACCGGGACCCGGCTGA
- a CDS encoding hypothetical protein (frameshifted, deletion at around 1127038): MGSGRRRRTGTRLIGAALVATGLALAVPTAVGEGPRRVPVAAPVPTTVLVEGRVALTVPAGWVARRVLSGSGSARVQLTSPTDPEVALHVTQSPTPGETLSGTAERLRRAIDGEAAGVFVDFDAAAVSAGRPAVTYREVRAAHDVRWTVFVDGSLRISIGCQSPTDAPAAVRDACEQAVRSAHAVS, from the coding sequence GTGGGCTCCGGACGGCGGCGCCGCACCGGGACCCGGCTGATCGGCGCCGCGCTCGTCGCAACCGGGCTGGCGCTGGCGGTCCCCACGGCGGTCGGTGAGGGACCGCGCCGGGTGCCGGTCGCCGCGCCGGTCCCGACCACGGTTCTGGTCGAGGGCAGGGTGGCGCTGACCGTTCCCGCCGGCTGGGTTGCCCGTCGAGTGCTCTCGGGATCGGGGTCGGCGCGAGTACAGCTCACCTCACCGACGGATCCCGAAGTGGCATTGCACGTCACCCAGTCACCGACACCCGGCGAAACGCTGAGCGGAACCGCCGAGCGGTTGCGGCGAGCAATCGACGGCGAGGCGGCCGGGGTGTTCGTCGACTTCGATGCCGCGGCCGTCAGCGCCGGCCGGCCCGCGGTGACCTATCGCGAAGTCCGAGCCGCCCACGACGTGCGCTGGACTGTCTTCGTCGACGGGTCGCTACGGATCAGCATCGGCTGCCAGAGCCCCACCGATGCCCCGGCCGCGGTGCGCGACGCCTGCGAGCAGGCCGTGCGGTCCGCGCACGCAGTCAGCTGA
- the esxU gene encoding ESAT-6-like protein EsxU, producing the protein MSSPTGTDSLSTDFDLMRSVAATTDARNDEIRSMLHAFIGRVGSVPPSVWGGAAAARFKEVVDRWKAESTRLYHVLHEIAETIRYNETALREAGQQHAHRIATAGGEL; encoded by the coding sequence GTGAGCTCACCAACGGGTACCGATTCGCTGAGTACCGACTTCGACCTGATGCGCTCGGTCGCAGCCACCACCGACGCCCGCAACGACGAGATCCGGTCGATGCTGCATGCCTTCATCGGCCGGGTGGGCAGCGTGCCCCCGTCGGTCTGGGGCGGAGCCGCCGCCGCGCGGTTCAAAGAAGTGGTGGATCGCTGGAAAGCCGAGTCGACGCGGCTGTACCACGTGCTGCACGAGATCGCCGAGACCATCCGCTATAACGAGACGGCGCTGCGCGAGGCCGGCCAGCAGCACGCGCACCGCATCGCCACGGCCGGCGGTGAGCTGTGA
- the esxT gene encoding ESAT-6-like protein, with protein MISYDFAAIEHSVRQDIHATSARLNTAIEELRSQIAPLQQLWTREAAAAYQAEQLRWQQAVTALNQILVELGNAVRDGAAEVAATDRRAAGSSGRF; from the coding sequence GTGATCTCGTACGATTTCGCCGCCATCGAGCACTCCGTTCGCCAGGACATCCACGCCACCTCGGCGCGTCTGAACACCGCCATCGAGGAGCTCAGGTCGCAGATTGCGCCGCTGCAGCAGCTGTGGACCCGCGAAGCGGCCGCCGCCTACCAGGCCGAACAGCTCAGATGGCAGCAGGCGGTTACCGCGCTCAACCAGATCCTGGTGGAGCTGGGCAATGCGGTCCGAGACGGCGCCGCCGAGGTGGCCGCCACGGACCGCCGGGCGGCCGGCAGCTCGGGGCGCTTTTGA
- the rplM gene encoding 50S ribosomal protein L13 translates to MPTYAPKAGDTTRSWYVIDATDVVLGRLAVAAATLLRGKHKPTFAPNVDGGDFVIVINADKVAISGDKLQSKMAYSHSGYPGGLRKRSIGELMQKHPDRVVEKAIVGMLPKNKLSRQIQKKLRVYAGPEHPHTAQQPVPFEIKQVAQ, encoded by the coding sequence GTGCCCACATACGCGCCCAAGGCGGGTGACACCACCAGGTCGTGGTACGTCATCGACGCCACGGACGTCGTGCTTGGCCGCCTTGCCGTCGCAGCTGCCACCCTGCTGCGCGGCAAGCACAAGCCCACGTTCGCGCCCAACGTCGATGGCGGTGACTTCGTCATCGTCATCAACGCCGACAAGGTCGCCATCAGCGGCGACAAACTGCAGAGCAAGATGGCTTACAGCCACTCGGGGTATCCCGGCGGTCTGCGCAAGCGCAGCATCGGCGAGCTCATGCAAAAGCACCCCGACCGCGTGGTGGAGAAGGCGATCGTCGGCATGCTGCCCAAGAACAAGCTGAGTCGTCAGATCCAGAAGAAGCTGCGGGTCTATGCCGGCCCGGAGCATCCCCACACCGCTCAGCAGCCGGTTCCGTTCGAGATCAAGCAGGTGGCGCAATGA
- the rpsI gene encoding 30S ribosomal protein S9, which translates to MTETSVEATEVVEAAIEAAPVGESFVFERPIQTVGRRKEAVVRVRLVPGTGKFDLNGRSLEDYFPNKVHQQLIKAPLVTVERVDNYDIYALLHGGGPSGQAGALRLGIARALIVANPEDRPALKKAGFLTRDPRATERKKYGLKKARKAPQYSKR; encoded by the coding sequence ATGACCGAGACCAGTGTGGAGGCCACCGAAGTGGTGGAAGCCGCGATCGAGGCCGCGCCCGTCGGCGAATCGTTCGTCTTCGAACGTCCCATCCAGACCGTGGGCCGCCGCAAGGAGGCCGTGGTGCGGGTTCGCCTGGTGCCCGGCACCGGCAAGTTCGACCTCAACGGCCGCAGCCTCGAGGACTACTTCCCGAACAAGGTGCACCAGCAGCTCATCAAGGCCCCGCTGGTCACCGTCGAGCGGGTGGACAACTACGACATCTACGCGCTGCTGCACGGCGGCGGGCCGTCCGGCCAGGCCGGTGCGCTGCGGCTGGGCATTGCCCGGGCGTTGATCGTGGCCAATCCGGAGGACCGGCCGGCGCTGAAGAAGGCCGGCTTCCTGACCCGTGACCCGCGCGCCACCGAGCGCAAGAAGTACGGACTCAAGAAGGCCCGCAAGGCACCTCAGTACAGCAAGCGCTGA
- the glmM gene encoding phosphoglucosamine mutase, which yields MGRLFGTDGVRGVANRELTAELALALGAAAARHLASSTGPGRRVAVIGRDPRASGEMLEAAVIAGLTSQGVDALRVGVLPTPAVAYLTGAYDADFGVMISASHNPMPDNGIKIFGPGGHKLDDDTEDQIENLVAGGPGLRPVGAGIGRVVDAQDAADRYLRHVGKASTSRLDGLTVVVDCAHGAASTAAPSAYRAAGARVIAINADPNGLNINDGCGSTHLESLRAAVTAHRADLGLAHDGDADRCLAVDADGVLVDGDTIMVVLALAMKEAGELASDTLVATVMSNLGLHLAMRAAGVTVRTTGVGDRYVLEELRAGDFSLGGEQSGHIVMPALGSTGDGIVTGLRLMTRMVQTGSSLATLASAMRTLPQVLINVEVADKAAAAAAPAVQSAVARAEAELGDTGRILLRPSGTEPLIRVMVEAADEEIAQRLAASVADAVSSAG from the coding sequence ATGGGTCGACTATTCGGCACCGACGGCGTCCGTGGCGTCGCCAATCGCGAGCTGACCGCCGAACTGGCGCTCGCTCTGGGCGCCGCGGCGGCCCGGCACTTGGCGAGTTCCACCGGACCCGGCCGCCGCGTGGCCGTGATCGGGCGCGATCCGCGGGCCAGCGGCGAAATGCTGGAAGCCGCGGTCATCGCCGGGCTGACCAGCCAGGGCGTCGACGCGCTGCGGGTCGGTGTGCTCCCGACGCCCGCGGTCGCCTACCTGACCGGCGCATATGATGCCGATTTCGGTGTGATGATCTCCGCCTCGCACAACCCGATGCCCGACAACGGCATCAAGATCTTCGGCCCCGGCGGCCACAAACTCGACGACGATACCGAGGACCAGATCGAGAACCTGGTCGCGGGCGGGCCGGGCCTGCGCCCGGTCGGCGCGGGGATCGGCCGGGTCGTCGACGCGCAGGACGCGGCCGACCGCTACCTGCGCCACGTCGGCAAGGCAAGCACCAGCCGCCTCGACGGCCTGACCGTCGTCGTCGACTGCGCCCACGGCGCCGCGTCCACGGCGGCCCCCAGTGCCTACCGTGCGGCCGGGGCGCGTGTCATCGCGATCAACGCCGACCCCAACGGGCTCAACATCAACGACGGCTGCGGGTCCACGCACCTCGAATCGCTGCGCGCCGCGGTCACCGCGCACCGCGCCGACCTCGGCCTGGCGCACGACGGCGACGCCGACCGTTGTCTGGCCGTCGACGCCGACGGCGTACTCGTCGACGGCGACACCATCATGGTGGTCCTGGCGCTGGCCATGAAAGAAGCCGGCGAGCTGGCCTCCGACACATTGGTGGCGACGGTGATGAGCAACCTCGGGCTGCATCTGGCCATGCGCGCAGCAGGCGTGACGGTGCGCACCACCGGCGTCGGCGACCGCTACGTCCTGGAAGAACTGCGGGCCGGCGACTTCAGCCTGGGCGGTGAGCAGTCCGGCCACATCGTGATGCCGGCACTGGGCTCCACCGGCGACGGCATCGTCACCGGGCTGCGGTTGATGACCCGGATGGTGCAGACCGGCTCGTCGCTGGCAACCCTCGCCTCGGCGATGCGGACGTTGCCGCAGGTGCTGATCAACGTCGAGGTCGCGGACAAGGCCGCCGCTGCGGCCGCGCCCGCGGTTCAGTCGGCGGTGGCGCGGGCCGAGGCCGAGCTGGGTGACACCGGACGAATCCTGTTGCGGCCGTCCGGAACCGAGCCGCTGATCAGGGTGATGGTCGAAGCGGCCGACGAAGAGATCGCCCAGCGGCTGGCTGCGAGCGTGGCCGACGCGGTCAGCTCCGCCGGCTGA
- a CDS encoding LLM class F420-dependent oxidoreductase, giving the protein MRIGIALDYSGGFHEAVDRVVELEKAGIDVVVVAEAYAFDAISQLGYLAAKTSTVELASGVLPIFIRTPTLLAMTAAGLDYVSDGRFQLGIGTSGPQVMEGFHGVEFDSPLGRTREIVEICRQVWRRERVEYVGKHYQIPLPADRGTGLGKALKLINHPVRERIPISIAALGPKNVELTAEIADGWQPVFYYPEKAAQVWGEALAAGTAKRDPALGPLDVMVGTSLAIGDDVDDRLSWAKPQLALYIGGMGAKGRNFYHNVATRYGFGEVADRIQELYLSGRKREAVEAVPDELVRGMSLVGPRGFIAERLAVFAAAGVTTLLVRPLTKESGEAVRYVEELLQLLPG; this is encoded by the coding sequence ATGCGAATCGGGATTGCCCTGGACTACTCGGGCGGGTTTCACGAGGCCGTCGACCGCGTGGTCGAACTGGAGAAGGCGGGTATCGACGTCGTCGTGGTGGCTGAAGCGTATGCCTTCGACGCCATCAGCCAGTTGGGCTACCTGGCGGCCAAGACCAGCACCGTCGAACTGGCGTCCGGGGTGTTGCCGATCTTCATCCGCACTCCCACGCTGCTGGCGATGACGGCCGCCGGCCTGGATTACGTCTCCGACGGCCGCTTCCAGCTCGGGATAGGGACCTCCGGACCGCAGGTGATGGAGGGCTTCCACGGCGTGGAGTTCGACTCTCCATTGGGCCGCACCCGGGAGATCGTGGAGATCTGCCGCCAGGTGTGGCGCCGGGAACGGGTGGAGTATGTCGGCAAGCACTATCAGATCCCGCTGCCGGCCGATCGTGGAACCGGGCTGGGCAAGGCGCTGAAACTTATCAATCACCCAGTGCGCGAACGTATTCCGATATCGATTGCGGCGCTCGGACCTAAGAACGTCGAACTCACGGCGGAGATCGCCGACGGCTGGCAGCCGGTGTTCTATTACCCGGAGAAGGCCGCGCAGGTGTGGGGTGAGGCGCTGGCGGCCGGCACCGCAAAACGCGATCCCGCCTTGGGTCCGCTGGACGTGATGGTCGGTACGTCGCTGGCGATCGGCGACGATGTCGATGACCGATTGTCTTGGGCGAAGCCACAATTGGCTCTCTATATCGGCGGGATGGGCGCCAAGGGTCGCAATTTCTACCATAATGTGGCGACCCGCTACGGGTTCGGCGAGGTCGCGGACCGGATCCAGGAGCTTTACCTCAGCGGCCGCAAGCGTGAGGCTGTCGAAGCGGTTCCCGACGAATTGGTCCGTGGGATGTCGCTGGTGGGCCCGCGGGGTTTCATCGCCGAGCGGCTGGCCGTCTTCGCCGCCGCGGGAGTCACCACGCTGCTGGTCAGGCCTCTTACGAAGGAATCCGGCGAGGCGGTGCGTTATGTCGAGGAGCTGCTGCAACTGCTGCCCGGCTGA